Genomic segment of Candidatus Binatia bacterium:
ATGGCCGGATCGTTGTTCCGCCCCAGGTACAGACGGACCGGCGGACAGGTGGTCCAATCGGCCGTCTGGTGGATGAAGTTCTACGACGGCAACGGCCGCTGCATCCGCGAGTCGACCGAGACCGACGACAAACGGGAAGCGCAACGGGCGCTGACCGTGCGCGTTGCCGGCGTACTGCGCGGCGAGCCGGTTCGGCCACACGTCGGCAAGCTGACCGTGGCCGACCTTGTGGCCGATGTACTCACCGACTACCGCGTGAACGGCAAGCGCAGTCTCCAGGATGCTGAGCGGCGATGGGAAAAGCATCTCAAGCCGGCGGTGGGGATGTTGCGCGCCGCCAGCGTCGGCACCGATACGGTGCGGCGCTATCAGGCTCACCGGCAGGAGCAAGGCGCGAGTAACGCAACCATCAACCGCGAAGTGGCGCTGTTGCGACGTGCCTTCACGCTCGCTTCACAGGCCATGCCGCCGAAGTTGACGGTCAGGCCGTACATGCCGGCGCTGGCCGAGGATAACGCCCGGCATGGCTTCTTCGAGCCGGCGCAGCTTGCTGCCGTCATGGCTTCGCTGCCGTCGACGTCGCAACCGGTGGTCGCCTTTGCCTACCAGACCGGGTGGCGGGTTCGATCGGAAGTGTTGCCGCTTCAGTGGCGCCAGGTCGACTTCGACGCTCACGACGGACGCGGCGAAGTGCGCCTTGAGCCCGGCACCACGAAGAACAAGAAGGGCCGCACTTTCGTTCTGACCACCGAGCTGCGCGAGTTACTTGTGGCGCAACGCAAAGCGACCGACACGGTAGAGCGGCAGCACGGGATCATCTGTCCCTACGTCTTCCATCGCCACGGCAAGCCGATCAGGTCGCTCTATCGGGCGTGGCGGACCGCGTGCCGGAAGGCCGGGTGTTCCGGGATGATCCTGCATGACTTCCGCCGCACGGCTATCCGTGCCATGGTCCGGGCCGGGATCAGTGAGAAGGTGGCCATGGAAATGAGCGGGCATCGGACTCGAAGCGTCTTCGACCGGTACGACGTCACCGGCGGACGGGATCTGACCGAAGCCGCCGCAAAACTGGACGCCGCCGCCCACGTCAATTCCGTGACGGGCAAAGTGACGGGCAAAGTGGCCATTATGCACCCTCGGAGGCGAAACGTAAGTTATTGATTTTGTTCACTTGCCCCCGTAGCTCAGGTGGATAGAGCACAGGATTCCTAATCCTGGGGTCACGCGTTCGAATCGCGTCGGGGGCATTGTCCTTTCAGATTGTTGCGCCGCCCGCTTTGCCCGGCACGCAGCAAGTCACGGATTTGGCAACGGCCGTGACGGGCGAACCGGCCGTGGCATGTGCCGGTCGGCCGCGGCGGCGGATCCCGCTTACGCCGGGCGAGTGCACCGGCGCGTCTACTCCCCGGGCTGCCGGCGAGCCTGGCCGTTGGGCTCCTGACGCAGCGCGCCGGCGTCGAACACGATGAGCTGGTCGAGGCCCGCGGTAACCACGACGAAGCGACCGTCCGGACTGGCGGCTACCCCGCGCGGCCCGGCGGTGATCGGTGTAATCCCGACAACGGCGCGCGTTGCGGTGTCGATGACCAGCAGGCGCCTGTCGCCGAAACTGGTGGCGTATAGGACCGCCCCATCCGGGGCCAGGGCAATGTCCCCGGGAAGATTTCCGGTCGGGATGGTAGCGACGATGCGCGGCTTGCTGAGGTCGACCACGGCGACCCGGTTGGCGGGGCGTTCGAGGACGTAAGCGTGCGTGCGCTGCGGTGCGATCAGTGTGCGTCCCGCCGGGGAGGGCAGATCGACGGCCGCGCGCCGCTGGAGGCTCACCGGATCGTACGTTCCGAATTCACCCCGCAGGCATCCGTGCGGGCACCCGGCGACATAGACCGCATCCGGACTTCCGCCGGCGACAGCGCCGGGTCGCATCGTCAGGGTTGTGCTGCGCTGCACCGCTGGATCGGCGGTGTCGATAGCCCAGAGCTGCGACGTGCCCGGCGTGCCGACGAAAACCGTCCTGCCGTTGGGGCTCACGGTGACTACGCTCGATGATGACTCCCACGGGATCCCGTCCCGACCGATAGGAACGCGCTGTACAACGCTGTCCTTGTCGGTATCGACAATAGTCAGTTGCAGATCTGCGAAGTCGCCAACGAAGAGGCGCTTGCCGTCGGGGCTGAGAGCCATGGCGCGCGGGGCCGGGGGCAGCGGGATGGTAGCCAGCAGCGCGCCGTTCAAGGGCCTGATAACGTACACCTTCCCGCGCGCGGCGACGTATGCCTTGCCGCCGTCCGGCGTGATGGCGATCGCGTCGGGTATGTCGGCCAGGGAGAGCTGTGCCAGTACGGCGGGGCCGAGGTCTGGGCGACGGGAACCGGCGCAGGCGGTCAGGGTCAGAGTCAGCAGGAGCAGGATCGCCGTCGTGCGGCCGCAGATCGATCTCATGAGGGCACTCGGATACCACGCGATCGTGACTTGAACGAGGGGTCGACCGATAGAGCGAAAGCAGCTACTTTCGCGTCGCGGCGCGCAAGTGGCAAGCGCCCGGCGAAAGGAGATCATGTGGAGACGACGAGATTGACCATGGCTATCGCCGCCGGGGCTCTGCTGGTGGCGGGGACGCCGGCTGCTGGGATGGCCGCGGGACCCGGAATCAAGCTTAGCGCGATCAATGCCTCGCCCGGACAGGAAGTGGAATTAACGGCGACGCTGGTTGCCGCGGGCGGCAAGATCGCCGGCACACAGAACGACTTCAGCGTCAAACCGCCGCAAATAAGCGTCAAACGCAAAGCCAACGGCAAGCCGGATTGCACGGTGAACCCGAGCATCAACAAGTCGGCTTCCACCTTCGTATTTCGTCCGGCCAACTGCGGCGGCGATGCCTGCAACACGGTGCGGGTGCTGGTGTTCTCGACCGAGGACGTGGGCACGATTCCCGACGGTTCGGTACTCTACACTTGTAAGCTTCAGCTGGCGGCTGGCGCTCCGGCTGGCACGGTGCCGATCGAGCTCAGCGGCACGATTCTGAGCGACGCAACCGGTGTACGCGTGTGCGGCTCGGCGGACAAGGATACCCCATGCAAGGGCAACGTAAACGGTAAACTGACCGTTACCAAGAAGGATAAAGGCGGCGCCAGGGGTAAGAAGAGGAAGTAGTTGGATCGAACTCGCGATCGAGGGTATCGACGCGACACGGTGCGGGTAACGCCCGTCACGATGGCAGGGGCACGACGAAAGAGTGGGCTACCGCATCCGCGAGAAGGTGATCTCATGCGCGGACTCATGATGGATTACCCGTTGACGCTCACCCACTTCCTGGAACGGGCCCGGTGTCTGTTTCCGCGCAAGGAAGTGGTTACCCGGACTGCCGTTGGGCTGCACCGGTACACCTACCTCGACGTTTATCGGCGCGTGTGCCGCCTGGCCAATGCGCTCGGCAGTCTGGGCGTTCAACCGGGTGACCGGGTGGGGACCTTCGCCTGGAACACGTACCGGCATCTCGAACTCTACCTCGGGGTGCCGTGCGCCGGCGCGGTCTTGCACACGCTGAACATCCGGCTGTTTCCGGAGCAGATCGCGTTCATAGTGAATCACGCTGCAGACAGGGTCATCTTTGTCGACGAATCGCTGGTGCCGGCCCTGGAGCCGCTGGTGCCGCAGCTCACCGGCGTCCGAACGTTCGTCATAATGGGAGATGGGCCGTTACCGGACACGTCGTTGCCGCGGGCGGTACGATACGAGGAACTTCTCGCCGCGGCACGGGAGGACTATGCCTTTCCGGTGCTCGACGAGCACGCGGCGGCCGGGATGTGTTACACCTCGGGTACCACCGGGAATCCGAAGGGCGTCGTGTACAGTCATCGAGCCCTCTTTCTGCAGAGCCTCGCGCAGGCGAGCGCAGACGCCTTCGGACTCGGGGAGGCCGACGTCGTCATGCCGGTGGTGCCGATGTTCCACGCCAACGCCTGGGGATTGCCCTACAGCGCCACTATGGTTGGCGCCACCCATGTCTACCCGGGCGCGCAACCGACGCCGGAGGATGTTGGGGGGTTGATTGAAGAGTGCCGCGTCACGGTCACCGGCGGAGTGCCGACGGTGCTCATCGGTCTTCTGGCGGCGATGGAAAAGCGCCGCGTCGATCTCTCGAGCTTGCGTTGTGTTCCGTGTGGTGGATCGGCGGTGCCGCAGGCATTGATCGAGCGCTTCCAGAGCCTGGGTGTCAGCGTTGTGCAGGCTTGGGGAATGACCGAAACGGCGCCACTGGCGACCCTGTCGCGCCCCCGTAGTTCCATGAACGGTTGGAGCGAGGCGGAGCGCCTGGCGGTGCGCGCCAAGCAAGGGACGCCCGTGCCCGGCGTGGAGTTGCGGATCGTCGGCGAGGATGGCAACCCGTTGCCGTGGGACGGCACGACGTTCGGTGAGCTTCAGGTGCGTGGGCCCTGGGTTGTCGGTGCGTACTACAACGACCCGCGATCGACCGAAGCCTTCCATGACGGCTGGTTCCGCACGGGCGACGTGGCGACCATCGATGCCGACGGGTACATGCGGATAACTGACCGCGCCAAGGACGTCATCAAGAGTGGCGGCGAGTGGATTTCGAGCGTCGAGCTGGAAAACGCGATTATGGCTCACCCGGCGGTGCTCGAAGCGGCGGTAATCGGCCTGCCACACGAGCGCTGGCAGGAAAGACCGCTGGCGTGCGTGGTGGTCAAGTCCGGTGCGGAGCTAACGAGGCAGCAGGTACTCGATCATCTCGAGTCGCGGGTCGCGAAGTGGTGGATGCCGGAGGACGTGGTGTTCGTTGACACCCTGCCGAAAACGAGCGTCGGCAAGATCGCGAAGCGGGATCTACGGGAGCGGTTCAAGGAGCGTAAGTGGGGTTGATGGGTGCTCAATCCCTCAATCCCCTCACGACCCAGGCCCTCAAGCCCTCAGGCCCTCAAGCGGTATCGCTCCCTGCCACGCTGACTCGCTTCCGCTGACTGTGGTTGGCTGGGGTGGGGGCGGCGTTGGGATGCGGACCGTGACCGTGGTGCCCACGCCAAGGTCGCTGGTCAGCTCGACAGTTCCACCGTGTGCTTCGGCGACCGCCTTCACGATGAACAACCCGAGGCCATTGCCGTGGATGTGGTTGCTCTCTGCGCGCCTCCGATAGCGTTCGAACAAGGGGGTCAACTCGGTTTCGGGTATGCCCGGCCCGTTATCTGAGACGGCGAGGGTGACCTCGCCATCGCCCGCTTGCGTGCGAACGGTGACCGTGCCCCCGGGGGGCGTGTACTTGATGCCGTTGTCGAGCAGGTTGGACACCACGCGTTCGATTTGCAGGGCATCGACCGGCGCACTGGGCAGCGCCGGATCGGGTTCGAAGTGCAGGGTGATGCCTTTGATCTCGGCGGCACTGCGTGCCAGCGCGAGGGCATCTTCGACGACGTCACGCAGGTCGGTCATGCTACGGTTTACATCCAGCCGGCCGGCCTCGATGCGCGCCACGTCGAGCAAATTGCCGGAGAGCTGCAGGACGCGTCGCACATTGGCGTGAATGCGCCTCACCAATCCGGCCTGATCGCCGGTCAGCGGGCCGGCATTGCCATCGAGCAACAGGTTGGCGAGCGACTGGATGATGCTCAGCGGGTTCTTGATGTCGTGCGTCACGGCCGACAATGCTTCGGTTGCCAGGCGCTTACGTTCCCGTGCCTTCTCCTTGCGGTCGCGGCTGCGGACCAGCTTCGCTTCGAAGCCGAAGAAGAGGGCGACGACGAAGAGAAATGGAATGCGCAGCATGTACTTCCCGTCGAGCACCTCCCCGGCCCCCAGAAAGTGCGACAGGGTGGAGAGGTGGACCAGGCCGATGAGGGCCGCCGCGCCCACGACCAGCTCGACCCGCTCGGTCAGGGCCCCGATGAAGATCACCAGAAAGAACACCGGGAAGAAATCGACCGACGTGCCATCGGTGAGACTGAGTCCGACGGCGAGGGCGGCGATGTCGAACAATACGATGCCGGCGTCGAACCAGCGCCGTCCGCGCCAGCGATTGAAGTACTTCGAGAGCAGTAGGTTGGAGGCCAAGTAGGCGGCGATGAACAGGGCAATCGCGGGCGGTGTGGCCGCGCTGTCGCTGCTGAACAAGAGCAGATACGACGTCGCGATGATCAGGACCCAACGCAGTAGTACCAACATGTGACTCTCTCCCAACCCCACCCCACGGTTCCGCATGCCGGCGAAGTCTGCAGGATCCATACCACTTGCGCTTCTCTTCGCGTTTTGACTTCGTAGCCAACCCGCAGGTCTGCGATGCGGCCCTGTGCCCGCACTTTTTCGCCGATCCGGTCCTTCGCCACAGCCTGGAGAAGTGGCCTTCCGGGGAGCGATTTCGCCCCGGGCAGCCCTCCAACACGCTGAACTTGCTGTGTAAGCTCGCAAGCAGTCGCGAAGAGAGCGTTGCTAAGCTGCCAGCGTTAGTCGCTTAGCGGTCTGGCAATTTCGTGACGTCCGTCGGGCAGTCTCAAGGTCGAGCCGCGAGTTCGAGGTTGCCCGTTTGGAAACGCGGACTATGCTGCGCATCACAGTGATCGCAGCGGGCCATTCGGGAGCCACCGGTTGCGCGGTCGGGGTGCCGGCGCAGGTCGAGTCGGCGGGCGTGTGCGTCGATGCCCTTCGGTGGGCGGACGAGCGTGCGGTGGCTGGCGTCTTGGCGCGGGCATTCATTGACGACCCACTTGTTGTGGCCATTTGCCGTGGAGCGCCAGCGCGGCGCCTGCGACGATTGTGGTGGAGCTTTCGGATTGCGGTGCGCAGCCACTGCCTGGCGGGTCAGCCGGCGTGGACGATCGTCGATGCTGCCGGTGTGCCCCTTGCAGTGGCACTCGTGATCCGTCCGCCTGTACCGTCCGCCCCGGTAGCCGACGGTTGGTTTGCGCTCTGGGGATCGTTGCGTGTGGGGCCGGGGACGACAAGACGCAGCCTGCTGGCGGCGCACGCCATTCGCCGGCACGAGCCGCTGGGGCAGTTCACCTATCTCCGGACCCTGGCGGTCGATCCGGCCTGGCAGCGTCGAGGATTGGGGTCGAGGCTGGTGCGGCAGGTGCAGCGCGCGAGCGCGCCGCAGCTACCGCTATATCTCGAAACCTCGCGGGCCGAGAACGTTGGATTCTATCGCCGGTTGGGGTTCGAGCTTGCGGGCGAATTCACCTGCCTCGGCGTTCGGCTCTGGCGCCTGTTGCGCGCGCCGGCGGGGGCAACGTAGCGCGCTTGCATCGGTTCGGCTGAGTAGGGACTTGCCGTGGTGCGCCGCCGCGGGGGTGCCGGCGACCAGCGCCAGACATCGAGCGCCAAGAAAGTGTCTTACCTGACTTCGCCGGTGAACGTGCGGCGCTGCCGAGCGAGTCGCAAGGCAACACGGGCGAATGCCATGTTATGTGGGCTTGGTGGCGCGCCACTTGCTTTGGCGAGTGAGCGCGTGCTCATTTGCCGGGCGGTGGGGGGCGGTTGGTGATAGCGGGGTAGGGGTGTCAGTGTACGCTGGCGGGCCGGTTGGCCCGTGGCGTGCCGACGGTGGCGAGCGGCGCGGTTTGCACGCTGCGCGCGAGGCAGTGCCGATGGCTATGACATCTCCCACTCCGGCTGTTTCTGTGGTCGTTATCGGACGCAACGAAGGCGCGCGCCTGCTGCGTTGTGTCGAGTCGGTGAGACAAATGGTGCCGCCCCCCGGCGGAAGACTGATCGAGTTGATCTATGTCGACTGCGCGTCCACGGACGGCAGCGCCGAGCGTGCGGCCGCCCTTGGCGCACGGGTGGTGCGGGTGCGGAGGGAGCAGGCCTCGATGGCGTCGGCTCGCAACGCCGGGTGGCGCACGGCGATGGGACCCTTCGTCTTGTTTATCCATGGGAACAGGATCCTCGATCCCAGTTTTGTGGCCGGATCGCTGCCCGCGTTCGAGGATCCGCGGGTGGCGGTGGTCTGGGGCTGTCGGCGGGAGAAAGATCCCGGCGGATCGCTGTGCGATCGGGTTCTTGACTTCAACGATTTCTGCGCCACCGGGCTGTCGGAGTTCTGTGGCGGTGAGGCGCTTGTGCGCGCCACGGTGCTCGAAATGGTTGGCGGGTACGACGACACCATGAGCGCCGGCGAGCAATGGGAGACATGCCGGCGTATCCTTGCGCAGGGCTATCGGATCCTTCGCGTGGACAGGGTGATGACCGTGGGCGATACGGGCACCGGCGGCTGGTGGCGGTATTGGCGACGCGCTGTTTACGCCGGGTACGGGTGGGCGGAGGTTGCGGAGCGCCGCCACGATGTCGGCGATCGGTCTTGGGATCGGAAGCTGCGGCGGAACCGGCTTCACGCGACCGCCCTCATCGGGGTGCCGGCCGTCGGAACGGCGCTGTCGCTCGCGGTCGGTGGCTGGGCGCCGATGGCCGCCGCGGCGTTCGTTCTGGCCGCCGCGGTTGGGCACACGGCGATGATGGCCGGGTGGAACGCTGCGGATTTCAGAACCCGGCTCCTCTACGGCTTGCACTTGAACTTGCAGCAGGTACCGCTGCTCGTCGGACAGATCGAGTACTACTGGAATCGAGGCGCGCGGGGACGGCGGCTCGTCGAACAAGGGCAGCCGGTGCGATGAGGTTCCGCACCCGCCCCCGATCGCCCGGCGCCAGGTTTGGTTGCTGCCTTGGGTGTCCGGCGTTGTGCTATCATCCGCGACGTGCGAGGCGTTAACTTTTTTGAGATGGCGTTGCCGCCGACGCGCTTCCGTGTGGGTCTGTTGAGTGAGGCGAGCCATGCGGTTCGCATGAGTGGCGTGGCGTAGCGACGGAGGAGGCGAGCCGTGACGCCGTTGCAGCAGAGCGATGTGGTGCTGGTGACGGGTGGAGCCGGATTCATCGGCTCGAACTTTGTTCGCCTGCTTCTGGCTCGCACCCCGGTGCGAGTGGTGGTCGTGGACAAGCTCACCTATGCCGGAAACCTGCGCAGCCTCGCGGACGTCGCGGCCGACGTGCAGTTCACGTTTATCGAGGCGGACATTGCCGACCGTGCTGCAATGGACGGCGTGTTTGTGGAGTACCGGCCGCGGTGGGTGGTGAACTTCGCGGCTGAGAGCCACGTCGATCGGTCGATCGACGGGCCGCGGGCGTTTGTGTGCACGAACATCGTTGGAACCTTCGAGTTGCTCGACGCGGCGCGTCTGTTTCTGGCGGCTTGCGATGACCGAGCGCGCGAGGACTTTCGCTTCTTGCACGTCTCGACCGACGAGGTCTACGGCACACTCGGAGCGACGGGCTCGTTCTCGGAAACTACCCCATACGCTCCGAACTCGCCGTACGCGGCTT
This window contains:
- a CDS encoding site-specific integrase is translated as MAGSLFRPRYRRTGGQVVQSAVWWMKFYDGNGRCIRESTETDDKREAQRALTVRVAGVLRGEPVRPHVGKLTVADLVADVLTDYRVNGKRSLQDAERRWEKHLKPAVGMLRAASVGTDTVRRYQAHRQEQGASNATINREVALLRRAFTLASQAMPPKLTVRPYMPALAEDNARHGFFEPAQLAAVMASLPSTSQPVVAFAYQTGWRVRSEVLPLQWRQVDFDAHDGRGEVRLEPGTTKNKKGRTFVLTTELRELLVAQRKATDTVERQHGIICPYVFHRHGKPIRSLYRAWRTACRKAGCSGMILHDFRRTAIRAMVRAGISEKVAMEMSGHRTRSVFDRYDVTGGRDLTEAAAKLDAAAHVNSVTGKVTGKVAIMHPRRRNVSY
- a CDS encoding PQQ-binding-like beta-propeller repeat protein, producing the protein MRSICGRTTAILLLLTLTLTACAGSRRPDLGPAVLAQLSLADIPDAIAITPDGGKAYVAARGKVYVIRPLNGALLATIPLPPAPRAMALSPDGKRLFVGDFADLQLTIVDTDKDSVVQRVPIGRDGIPWESSSSVVTVSPNGRTVFVGTPGTSQLWAIDTADPAVQRSTTLTMRPGAVAGGSPDAVYVAGCPHGCLRGEFGTYDPVSLQRRAAVDLPSPAGRTLIAPQRTHAYVLERPANRVAVVDLSKPRIVATIPTGNLPGDIALAPDGAVLYATSFGDRRLLVIDTATRAVVGITPITAGPRGVAASPDGRFVVVTAGLDQLIVFDAGALRQEPNGQARRQPGE
- a CDS encoding long-chain fatty acid--CoA ligase; translated protein: MMDYPLTLTHFLERARCLFPRKEVVTRTAVGLHRYTYLDVYRRVCRLANALGSLGVQPGDRVGTFAWNTYRHLELYLGVPCAGAVLHTLNIRLFPEQIAFIVNHAADRVIFVDESLVPALEPLVPQLTGVRTFVIMGDGPLPDTSLPRAVRYEELLAAAREDYAFPVLDEHAAAGMCYTSGTTGNPKGVVYSHRALFLQSLAQASADAFGLGEADVVMPVVPMFHANAWGLPYSATMVGATHVYPGAQPTPEDVGGLIEECRVTVTGGVPTVLIGLLAAMEKRRVDLSSLRCVPCGGSAVPQALIERFQSLGVSVVQAWGMTETAPLATLSRPRSSMNGWSEAERLAVRAKQGTPVPGVELRIVGEDGNPLPWDGTTFGELQVRGPWVVGAYYNDPRSTEAFHDGWFRTGDVATIDADGYMRITDRAKDVIKSGGEWISSVELENAIMAHPAVLEAAVIGLPHERWQERPLACVVVKSGAELTRQQVLDHLESRVAKWWMPEDVVFVDTLPKTSVGKIAKRDLRERFKERKWG
- a CDS encoding HAMP domain-containing histidine kinase encodes the protein MLVLLRWVLIIATSYLLLFSSDSAATPPAIALFIAAYLASNLLLSKYFNRWRGRRWFDAGIVLFDIAALAVGLSLTDGTSVDFFPVFFLVIFIGALTERVELVVGAAALIGLVHLSTLSHFLGAGEVLDGKYMLRIPFLFVVALFFGFEAKLVRSRDRKEKARERKRLATEALSAVTHDIKNPLSIIQSLANLLLDGNAGPLTGDQAGLVRRIHANVRRVLQLSGNLLDVARIEAGRLDVNRSMTDLRDVVEDALALARSAAEIKGITLHFEPDPALPSAPVDALQIERVVSNLLDNGIKYTPPGGTVTVRTQAGDGEVTLAVSDNGPGIPETELTPLFERYRRRAESNHIHGNGLGLFIVKAVAEAHGGTVELTSDLGVGTTVTVRIPTPPPPQPTTVSGSESAWQGAIPLEGLRA
- a CDS encoding GNAT family N-acetyltransferase — its product is MLRITVIAAGHSGATGCAVGVPAQVESAGVCVDALRWADERAVAGVLARAFIDDPLVVAICRGAPARRLRRLWWSFRIAVRSHCLAGQPAWTIVDAAGVPLAVALVIRPPVPSAPVADGWFALWGSLRVGPGTTRRSLLAAHAIRRHEPLGQFTYLRTLAVDPAWQRRGLGSRLVRQVQRASAPQLPLYLETSRAENVGFYRRLGFELAGEFTCLGVRLWRLLRAPAGAT
- a CDS encoding glycosyltransferase, encoding MAMTSPTPAVSVVVIGRNEGARLLRCVESVRQMVPPPGGRLIELIYVDCASTDGSAERAAALGARVVRVRREQASMASARNAGWRTAMGPFVLFIHGNRILDPSFVAGSLPAFEDPRVAVVWGCRREKDPGGSLCDRVLDFNDFCATGLSEFCGGEALVRATVLEMVGGYDDTMSAGEQWETCRRILAQGYRILRVDRVMTVGDTGTGGWWRYWRRAVYAGYGWAEVAERRHDVGDRSWDRKLRRNRLHATALIGVPAVGTALSLAVGGWAPMAAAAFVLAAAVGHTAMMAGWNAADFRTRLLYGLHLNLQQVPLLVGQIEYYWNRGARGRRLVEQGQPVR